A stretch of DNA from Nocardioides sp. Arc9.136:
CGCTCTGACCGGGGGGTGTTGGCGAAGGAGGCGGGAGAGCTAGTCCCCGACCTTCACGTTGACGACCATGCCGGTGGCCTGGGTGCCGCGTTGCCATAGGTGGTCCGCCCCCCGGACGTAGGTGACGTCCATGCCCCTGATCACCACCCGCCCTGCTCGCCGTGGGGTCACCGTCATGGCGATGGTCGTGGTGGCGGCAGGGGCCAGGCGGACCTTCCGACCTGCGACGTCGGCAAGGGAATCGCACGAGCGGTCTGCGGTCCCGTCTGCCGCGATGAAGGGCTCGCCGCTGCGCTGGCACACGGCGAAGGTGATGAGGGCATCGGCGGTGTTGGTGACGACGCGGGGTCGAACCCCGTTCACGGTGATGGTCTCGGGGTCCTCGTGGATCGGGCGCTGCACCATGTCGAAGGTGACCGGGTGAGGGTTCGAGGCGGCCTGCTTCGTCGAGAAGCCGTTGCCGACAGCGGTGAACGTACTCGGCTTCGTCCACCACCGGGAGTACGCCAGCACCAGTCCCAGGACCAGGAGGAGGGCCAGCCCAGCGGCGATCCACCGACGGTCGAGTCGCCGGCGGGGGCCAGGCGGAGCCGAGCCCGGCGACTCCTCCTCGTCCCGCTGGTCCACCACGTTCCCGGATGCGGACATGGGCCTCAGTATGGAGTGTCTGCGATCGCACGCTGGTCGGCAGGTCCGGTGGACGCCGCCGCGCGCGGCGGTCACGACGCACCCAGCGAGACCGAGCCGGCGCCGGAGCGGTCAGTCGGCCCGGAGGTCCTCCGCCGGCCACGTGGTGACCAGCCGGGCGCCGCCGCCGGGGGCGTCGGTGATGGTCACCGTGCCGCCGTGGGCGCGCACCAGCCCGTGCACGATGTAGAGCCCCAGGCCGGAGCCGCCGCGGGCGCCGCCCTTCCAGAACTTGGTGAACACCCGTCGGCGCATCTCCTCGGGGACGCCCTCACCCTGGTCGTCCACGGTGACGCGGACGCCGGCCGGGTCGCTGCCCTGCCCCTCGGCGACGGCCTCGACGTGCACGCGCACGGAACCGTCCCCGTGCCGCACGCCGTTCTCGACGAGGTTGGTCACGACCTGGGTGAACTTGTCGGGGTCGACGTGCACCGCCGGGAGGTCGTCGTCGAGGGTGAGGTCGATCGGCCGGGCGGTGCCGGCGGCGACCGACTCCACGATCCGGGTGACCAGCACCCCGGCGTCGGAGGGCCGGGGGTAGAGCTGGAGCCGGCCCGTGTCGATGCGGGCGACGTCCAGCAGCTCGGCGATCAGCCGGCTGAGCCGGTCGGAGTCGGCGGCGACGGTGGTGAGCATGAGCTTCTTCTGCTCGTCGTTGAGCTTGTCCCACCGGTTGAGCAGCGCCTGCACGAAGCCCTTCACCCCGGTCAGCGGCGAGCGCAGCTCGTGCGCCACGGTCGCCACGAGGTCCGAGCGCTCCCGGTCGAGCCGGGCGCGGCCGCGGCCGGAGCGGATGGTCACCGCGACCTGGCGCACCGGTTCGCGGACACCGTCGCGGTGGATGCGGGCCGCGACGAGCACCTCGGTGCCGTCCGGGAGCAGCCAGGACTGCTCCGGGACGGCGGTGCGGGTGGCGATCCCGCCGTACGGGCGGTTGCACGCCGTCCAGGCGCGGCCGTCCTGGTCGCGCAGCGCCAGCACCTCGGGCAGCGGGCGTCCGACGGCTCCGGGGCCGTCGACCCCCAGCATCCGCGCCGCCGGTGCCGAGACCAGCACCACCCGCTGGTCGGCGTCGGCGACGACGACGCCGTCGGGCAGCGAGTCGGCCAGTGCCTGGGCGTCCACGCACGCCACCCTAGGCGGCGAGGGCCGGCCGGGTGCGCTCAGCGCGGGTAGTTCTCGTTGCGCAGCGTCACCACGACGTTCTGGAGCACCACCTCCGGCGGCAGCGTCACCGCGGTGCGGACGAGGCCGGCGACGATCGCGGGGTCCATCATCCGCTCGGGCGGGAGGCCCCACTGGTCCATCATCGGCGTGGCCATGGCCGCCGGGTCGATGATGCTGACCCGCGCCGGCCAGCCGCGCTCGCGGGACTCGGTCTGCATGACCTCCGCCAGCTTGTGCATCGCGGCCTTGGAGGCGTTGTAGGCACCGGCACCCGCGCCGACCGTGAGCGCGCTGATCGACACGACGCACACGATGTCGCCGGTCTCGGCGCCGAGCGCCTGCAGGTGCCGCACGAAGGCGCGGCTGAGGTACATCGGCCCGTGGACGTTGACGGCGAAGACTCCGTGCCACTGGTCGTCGTCGACCTCGACGACGTCCGCGCCGCGGTCGGTGCCGGCGTTGTTCACGAGCAGGTCGAAGCGCGCACCGTGCTCCTTGCCCGCGCGCCGGACCACCTCGTCGACGGCCGCGCGGTCGGTGACGTCCAGGGCCACCGCCTCGGCGCTGCCGACGCCCGCGTCCGCCGCGAGCTCCGCGGTCCGCTTGGCGCCGTCGACGTCGATGTCGGCGACGAGCACGTGCGCGCCGCGTCCGGACAGGTCGAGGCTGATCGCGCGGCCGAGGCCGCTGCCGCCACCGGTGACGAGCGCGACGCGCCCCTCGAGCTCCTGAGTCGTCATGGCTGCGCTGTACCCGCGGCGCCGGCGCCGAGACCTGCCACTTTCGCCCGGAGGGATGAAGTGGTCGGCCCCGGGTACCCCCGCGGCACCGAGCGTTCCGAGCGCCCCGCACGAGGGGTGCGCACGTCGACGGGAGAGGCGGACAACGGATGAGGCGCACACCAGGCACCGCGGTGGTCACCGGTGGAGCGGGTTTCGTCGGCTCCTGGCTGTGCCAGCGGCTCCTCGCCGACGGTCACGAGGTGTGGTGCGTCGACTCCTTCGTCACCGGTGGCCGCGACAACGTCGCGCACCTGCTGCACGACCCGCGCTTCCACCTGGTCGTCGCGGACGTGTGCGACCCCTTCGACGTCCCCGGCGAGGTGGACCTCGTCCTGCACCTCGCCTCGCCGGCCTCGCCGGTCCACTACCTGCGGATGCCCGTCGAGACGCTGATGGTCGGCAGCCGGGGAACCACGAACGCGCTCGACCTGGC
This window harbors:
- a CDS encoding SDR family oxidoreductase, translating into MTTQELEGRVALVTGGGSGLGRAISLDLSGRGAHVLVADIDVDGAKRTAELAADAGVGSAEAVALDVTDRAAVDEVVRRAGKEHGARFDLLVNNAGTDRGADVVEVDDDQWHGVFAVNVHGPMYLSRAFVRHLQALGAETGDIVCVVSISALTVGAGAGAYNASKAAMHKLAEVMQTESRERGWPARVSIIDPAAMATPMMDQWGLPPERMMDPAIVAGLVRTAVTLPPEVVLQNVVVTLRNENYPR
- a CDS encoding ATP-binding protein; this encodes MDAQALADSLPDGVVVADADQRVVLVSAPAARMLGVDGPGAVGRPLPEVLALRDQDGRAWTACNRPYGGIATRTAVPEQSWLLPDGTEVLVAARIHRDGVREPVRQVAVTIRSGRGRARLDRERSDLVATVAHELRSPLTGVKGFVQALLNRWDKLNDEQKKLMLTTVAADSDRLSRLIAELLDVARIDTGRLQLYPRPSDAGVLVTRIVESVAAGTARPIDLTLDDDLPAVHVDPDKFTQVVTNLVENGVRHGDGSVRVHVEAVAEGQGSDPAGVRVTVDDQGEGVPEEMRRRVFTKFWKGGARGGSGLGLYIVHGLVRAHGGTVTITDAPGGGARLVTTWPAEDLRAD